CCACATTCACTGGATAAATCGTATTTCCTAATAACAGCATGGCCCAGCACAGAGCGACTGCAAAAACGATTAATAGAGAAGTAACAAATATCCAGCGTCTTTTTCGTCTTTGCATACCTATTTTTATAAAATTACTTTCTCTTGACGGATTTCTCATAATGACCTCACCTTCGATCTCTTAGCTAGTAAGATGAGGATTGGTGCACCGATAAATGCAGTAATAATTCCTACTTCAAGTTCTCCGGGACTTCCAATGAGTCTGCCTACTACATCGGAAAATGTTAAAATAATCGCTCCTGCTAGAGCAGACATAGGAATTAAAAAACGGAAATCTGGCCCAGTAACCAAACGCATCGCATGAGTTGCTAATAGTCCAATAAAACCAATAGGACCCGCCAATGCAGTTGTGATTGCACATAAAATTACGCCCGCGCAAATAGCAAAAAGTCGAAGTATACCCGGTCGAACACCAAGACCTGTTGCAACATCATCACCTAATGCTAAAGCATTTAATGCTGGTGCCGATACGAACGCAATAATAATCCCAACTAATAAAAAAGGAATGAAAATGGTGATAGATTCCCAAGATCCCGCTCCCACACTTCCTACTTGCCAAAATCTAAATTGATCCATCGCATATTGACTTGGAATCATAATAGCCGTTACAAGTGAAGAAAGAGCTGCAGTTGTTGCAGCTCCGGCTAATACTAATTTAATCGGCGTTGCCCCACCGCGCCCCATAGAGCCTATACCAAAAACGACAATTGTTGTGATAGCAGCTCCAATTAAAGCTAACCAAATATACTGGCTTGCTGTTGTAATATTAAAAAATGTAATACCACTTACTACAAACAAGGCTGCACCTGTATTCACACCTAAAATACTCGGGTCAGCTAATGGATTACGTGTTACAGATTGCATAAGAACACCCGCGATCCCTAACGCTGCACCACAGCACAAACTAAAGATTGTCCGGGAAATACGTTTTTGTACGACGTTCGCTCCATATGAATCTAGATTTTGATAAAATAACCCATCCATTAATTCTTGGACACTGACCACTCTAGCTCCTAACACTAAAGAAGCAACGATCGTAAGGAATAATAAAATTAACCCCATTACTAATATTAGTGAAAAATACTTCGGTACATGTAAATCTAGTTGCTTAATTTTAGAGGCTGAAGTGTTATTCTTCAATTTTATCAATTGCTTCACCTATTAATTCTAGGTATTCATCAATTGTGTAAGCGATGGAAAGCGGGTTTGGCGTTCCCGCTGCTACTAAAGGTGTATCACTTGTAATAAATGCCACAGAACCCCTTTTGACTGCTGGAATTTTTCCAAGTAAAGGATCTGCTTTAATCGTTTCGTAAAGTGCTTCATCACCATAACCAACGATTAAATCTGCATCAAATAAAGCTTCTACGTTTTCAGTACTTAATTTTAAAGAATAACTAGTTGGATCTGTAATAAGCTCCGTAATACTTTCTGGATATGTCAATCCTAATTCTTCTAAGAAGGCCGCACGCGAATCAATAGGAGTATAGATGTGTAATTGAGATAAATCTTTTGCTGAGAAGTTAACCCATACTACTTTTTTCCCTTTAATTTGAGGGTAAGCACTTAGTTTTTCTGCAATTAAATTCTCTGTATCTTTAATTAATTGCTCCCCTTCCTCTTTCAACCCCATACCTGTTGCATTTAATAATACTTGCTCACGCCACGTAGTTGCCCATGGTGC
Above is a genomic segment from Lysinibacillus sp. PLM2 containing:
- a CDS encoding iron ABC transporter, whose product is MIKLKNNTSASKIKQLDLHVPKYFSLILVMGLILLFLTIVASLVLGARVVSVQELMDGLFYQNLDSYGANVVQKRISRTIFSLCCGAALGIAGVLMQSVTRNPLADPSILGVNTGAALFVVSGITFFNITTASQYIWLALIGAAITTIVVFGIGSMGRGGATPIKLVLAGAATTAALSSLVTAIMIPSQYAMDQFRFWQVGSVGAGSWESITIFIPFLLVGIIIAFVSAPALNALALGDDVATGLGVRPGILRLFAICAGVILCAITTALAGPIGFIGLLATHAMRLVTGPDFRFLIPMSALAGAIILTFSDVVGRLIGSPGELEVGIITAFIGAPILILLAKRSKVRSL
- a CDS encoding periplasmic binding protein is translated as MQNIKSLLLMLILSIIAIFALVGCSSQPSLEEDENKSATPSTETEKTTDSQYPITIKHALGEAVIESKPERIVTIQWANHDIALALGVVPVGFSAANFGVQDNSGLLPWTKEKLDELGVTEPNVFQDTDGLDFEAISDANPDVILAAYSGITAEDYELLSEIAPVVAYPTAPWATTWREQVLLNATGMGLKEEGEQLIKDTENLIAEKLSAYPQIKGKKVVWVNFSAKDLSQLHIYTPIDSRAAFLEELGLTYPESITELITDPTSYSLKLSTENVEALFDADLIVGYGDEALYETIKADPLLGKIPAVKRGSVAFITSDTPLVAAGTPNPLSIAYTIDEYLELIGEAIDKIEE